From the Tepidimicrobium xylanilyticum genome, the window CAAAGAAGAAGCTGAGAAGAAAGTAAGTATTGGAGATATATGTGTTTATAGGTCCCAATTTGGCGAAAATAACGATGTAGTTTTTTCCGGCTCTTTAGATGATAGAGTTGGCTGTTTTGTTGCAATAGAAGCTATTAAACAAATTAAAAATCCTAACAATGACCTATATTTTATATTTACAGTACAGGAAGAAGTAGGCTTAAGAGGTGCTAAAACTTCTGCTTATAAAATAGACCCCCATATTGGGATTGCCATAGATGTAACAGGTTCTGGCGATACTCCTAAAGCAAGGACCTTTGCAATAGGACTTAATAAAGGTACCGCAATAAAAGTAAAGGATAATTCAATTATAACTCATCCTAAATTGAGACAAATTATGATAGATATAGCCAAAGAAAATAATATACCATACCAATTAGAAGTACTAGAATATGGTGGAACTGATTCTGGGGCTATTCATTTAACGAAGGAAGGAGTGCCTACGGGGGCGATTTCTATTCCTACAAGATACATTCATTCTACTATAGAAATGGCTGCCAAAAGCGATGTACTCAATTCTATAAAATTGTTAATTAAACTATTAGAATATGAATTTGATATTTAAAGAGCTGAATTGATATAATACTTCCAAAGTAGACAGTCTAATTAATTAAAAATTAGATTATCTACTTGGAGGTATTTTTTTATGGGAAGAAAACCAAAGTACAGTAAAAAAGTAAAAATTAAGGCTTGCAAAGATTATGAAAAAGGTCATATTAATTTTCAAGGAATTGCCAATGACATTAGAACAACAAAGGAAGTTGTGCGTCGTAAGAACTTCAATTTCAAAAAAAGAGGAATTCGAAAGAAAACTTCCCTATTAAAAGTAAGACAGGAAGCAGAATACAAAACTGTAGATTTTTTTAAAGATAAAGGTTATTCAGTAACCAAAATATGTAAAGTTCTAAATACTTCAAGAAGTGGATACTACAAACATAAAAATAGAGTTAAACCTGAAAAAGAAAAACAAGATGAATTGCTATGTTCATTAATTACTGAATATCATTCAACATTTGATGAAATTTTAAGGTATAGAAAGATGACCATGTTCATTAATAAACTAAATCATAAGTCATTTTCAGAAAGATATATACATAGGCTTATGAATGTTTTAGGTATTACAGCTAGAATTATAAGAAAAAAGTTAATCGCATTAGAGTAAAGCCAGGGTATACAAAGGAGAACATATTAGCAAGAGATTTCACAGCCAAGGCTGGCTTACAGATGTA encodes:
- a CDS encoding M42 family metallopeptidase — its product is MNFNSQLLKELVDTYGPSGNEKPIRDYIISQVQDYVDEIEIDDLGNLIARIKGNGKRIMVAAHMDQIGLMVTHIDDKGFLRFTNIGGISPYITMSQQVIFENGTIGVISLEPIEDISKLKLSDMYIDIGANSKEEAEKKVSIGDICVYRSQFGENNDVVFSGSLDDRVGCFVAIEAIKQIKNPNNDLYFIFTVQEEVGLRGAKTSAYKIDPHIGIAIDVTGSGDTPKARTFAIGLNKGTAIKVKDNSIITHPKLRQIMIDIAKENNIPYQLEVLEYGGTDSGAIHLTKEGVPTGAISIPTRYIHSTIEMAAKSDVLNSIKLLIKLLEYEFDI